A DNA window from bacterium contains the following coding sequences:
- a CDS encoding T9SS type A sorting domain-containing protein, which yields MKPLRLILCLALLALASGNVLADPLAPSRGQSSAEDILAARLAAAQSSLVNADPSTWEDVEGMAEQAALGDAVGGRANDDNDTAHYGRGSTLIIHVFISHDGGTWTGDDMNTANAKTEVAKDYYLDNAPSEANLSFDSSGGFYWYYHADLPYTIGYSGTNDTVVNDALAAIGFGDGDGDGSRVDDMTMYLQNWNGGYDNVIAAFEVHVNGRAWASYGTAQIRLYLDSDGNVWAHEMGHSFGACDEYVESGMCNGGINCGLCQSWYLSYNVDNGNCQLASCPIDVSCLMINNTFSNICDYTRKHWAWWDTPGGINYLDDVKRRTTGSNFVMIYQLYHDGWFSWNNVDNGMVIHQLWNTWSVIGLRSPASADYDPYLYLDNNHNNYVANSYTGYPVDFIVGDYNHNRIGNEHIEVRRYSGDTANYNLTFESGTGMLYADGISRGVSWGSYQVVRVWDVPLFAGEELTFYGWNLSAGMDIGLALFKSNGTTYFAGRTSAVATADSYGAGGGESFTYTVPADDVYGLVAWSNSTVNGSFEIQIGPAPYTLVEETPFLSGLDLRLFNYDPNAHYWSVVGTRPYDGNDVACGLYADENYQNLLQTSGNYIPGSPEFVAVDYYVTPWSRDHWRVNRTSGTGLHTSEWEHNPDFISGYTGDLTWNYDHVAKIWDFYATGGQNYFFRQYQSDADLNTAIYAYSSSDGDAYKGRGDFIALSNYHLPADGGEWFNVTPTIGGWLGFVQTTEDENGGDYSVMAGPDIALTEDAVVTRYDEVVFGSNTIPSMWWTAFGVRPSPGDEASIWLYGDDAYTISTLAANDQYGGGVEFVVGDYNHIGSGMTTYPRIYRRAGYSAMDIEWEGGGESLYFPPGSAVFYDYDWPAGDVVEVWDIWLYAGDQLHLEVQDLSRGVLDLGVALFASNGAAYYANEEGAAVSSDIAGIGGEESIDLTADHNDWYGLVVFNQNDNGGAYRITVQDGTTVAAGELPLPQVFALRAASANPFADAVTLRYSLPKDSDAAIEIFDVSGRRVRSLLAGRAPAGEHLLAWDGKSDAGERLPGGVYLARLKAGGESHTAKLVRVR from the coding sequence AGGCCGCGCTCGGGGACGCCGTCGGCGGCCGAGCCAACGACGACAACGACACCGCGCACTACGGACGCGGCAGCACGCTCATCATCCACGTCTTCATCAGCCACGACGGCGGGACCTGGACCGGGGACGACATGAACACGGCCAACGCCAAGACCGAAGTGGCGAAGGACTACTACCTGGACAACGCGCCCAGCGAGGCCAATCTCAGCTTCGACAGCTCGGGCGGCTTCTACTGGTACTATCACGCCGATCTGCCCTACACGATTGGCTACAGCGGCACGAACGACACCGTCGTCAACGACGCCCTCGCGGCGATCGGCTTCGGCGATGGCGACGGCGACGGCAGCCGCGTCGACGACATGACGATGTACCTGCAGAACTGGAACGGCGGCTACGACAACGTGATCGCCGCCTTCGAGGTCCACGTCAACGGCCGCGCCTGGGCCAGCTACGGCACCGCGCAGATCCGCCTCTACCTGGACAGCGACGGCAACGTCTGGGCGCACGAGATGGGTCACAGCTTCGGCGCCTGCGACGAGTACGTCGAGAGCGGCATGTGCAACGGCGGCATCAACTGCGGCCTCTGCCAGAGCTGGTACCTGAGCTACAACGTCGACAACGGCAACTGCCAGCTCGCGAGCTGCCCGATCGACGTCAGCTGCCTGATGATCAACAACACCTTCAGCAACATCTGCGACTACACGCGCAAGCACTGGGCCTGGTGGGACACGCCGGGCGGCATCAACTACCTGGACGACGTCAAGCGCCGCACGACGGGCAGCAACTTCGTGATGATCTACCAGCTCTATCACGACGGCTGGTTCTCGTGGAACAACGTGGACAACGGGATGGTGATCCACCAGCTGTGGAACACCTGGTCGGTGATCGGCCTGCGCAGTCCGGCGAGCGCGGACTACGACCCCTATCTCTACCTGGACAACAACCACAACAACTACGTCGCCAACTCCTACACCGGCTATCCGGTGGACTTCATCGTCGGCGACTACAACCACAACCGCATCGGCAACGAGCACATCGAGGTGCGGCGCTACTCGGGCGACACCGCGAACTACAACCTCACCTTCGAGAGCGGCACCGGCATGCTCTACGCGGACGGCATCTCGCGCGGCGTGAGCTGGGGCAGCTACCAGGTGGTGCGCGTCTGGGATGTGCCGCTCTTCGCCGGCGAGGAGCTGACCTTCTACGGCTGGAACCTGAGTGCGGGGATGGACATCGGCCTCGCGCTCTTCAAGAGCAACGGCACGACCTACTTCGCCGGTCGCACGAGCGCGGTCGCCACGGCCGACAGCTACGGCGCGGGCGGCGGCGAGTCCTTCACCTACACGGTGCCGGCGGATGACGTCTACGGCCTCGTCGCCTGGTCGAACAGCACGGTCAATGGCAGCTTCGAGATCCAGATCGGGCCGGCGCCCTACACGCTGGTCGAGGAGACGCCCTTCTTGTCGGGCCTCGACCTGCGCCTGTTCAACTACGACCCGAACGCGCATTACTGGTCGGTGGTCGGCACGCGGCCCTACGACGGCAACGACGTCGCCTGCGGGCTCTACGCCGACGAGAACTACCAGAACCTGCTCCAGACCTCGGGCAACTACATCCCCGGCTCGCCGGAGTTCGTCGCCGTCGACTACTACGTCACGCCCTGGAGCCGCGACCACTGGCGGGTGAATCGCACGAGCGGCACCGGCTTGCACACCAGCGAGTGGGAGCACAACCCCGACTTCATCAGCGGATACACCGGTGACCTCACCTGGAACTACGACCACGTCGCCAAGATCTGGGACTTCTACGCCACCGGCGGGCAGAACTACTTCTTCCGCCAGTACCAGTCCGATGCCGACCTCAACACGGCGATCTACGCCTACAGTTCAAGTGACGGCGATGCCTACAAGGGCCGCGGCGACTTCATCGCTCTGTCGAACTACCACCTGCCGGCCGACGGCGGCGAGTGGTTCAACGTGACGCCCACCATCGGCGGCTGGCTCGGCTTCGTCCAGACGACCGAGGACGAGAACGGCGGCGACTATAGCGTGATGGCCGGCCCGGACATCGCCCTCACCGAGGACGCCGTGGTCACGCGCTACGACGAGGTCGTCTTCGGCAGCAACACGATCCCCTCGATGTGGTGGACGGCCTTCGGCGTGCGTCCCTCGCCCGGCGATGAGGCCAGCATCTGGCTCTACGGCGATGACGCTTACACGATCAGCACGCTCGCCGCGAACGACCAGTACGGCGGCGGCGTGGAGTTCGTCGTCGGGGACTACAACCACATCGGCAGCGGCATGACGACCTACCCGCGCATCTACCGGCGGGCGGGCTACAGCGCCATGGACATCGAGTGGGAAGGCGGCGGCGAGAGCCTCTACTTCCCGCCCGGCAGCGCCGTCTTCTACGACTACGACTGGCCGGCGGGCGATGTCGTCGAGGTCTGGGACATCTGGCTCTATGCGGGCGACCAGCTGCACCTGGAGGTGCAGGACCTCTCGCGCGGGGTGCTCGACCTCGGCGTCGCGCTCTTCGCCTCCAACGGCGCCGCCTACTACGCGAACGAGGAAGGGGCGGCGGTGAGCTCGGACATCGCCGGGATCGGCGGCGAGGAGTCGATCGACCTCACCGCCGATCACAACGACTGGTACGGGCTGGTCGTCTTCAACCAGAACGACAACGGGGGTGCCTACCGGATCACCGTCCAGGACGGCACCACGGTGGCCGCCGGCGAGCTGCCGCTGCCGCAGGTCTTCGCGCTGCGCGCGGCCTCCGCGAATCCCTTCGCGGATGCGGTGACGCTGCGCTACAGCCTGCCCAAGGACAGCGACGCGGCGATCGAGATCTTCGACGTCAGCGGCCGCCGCGTGCGCAGCCTGCTCGCGGGTCGCGCGCCGGCCGGCGAGCACCTGCTCGCCTGGGACGGCAAGAGCGACGCCGGCGAGCGCCTGCCCGGCGGCGTCTACCTGGCCCGCCTCAAGGCCGGCGGCGAGTCGCACACGGCCAAGCTGGTGCGCGTGCGCTAG
- a CDS encoding SUF system Fe-S cluster assembly regulator → MIRVAKLTDYGIALMTRLAQAPAASATARDLAEALGLPLPTVSKLLKLLARQELLLSQRGAKGGYSLARRPEEITLAELVGALEGRVAVTECSAEAGCACELEPTCDVRENWGWINRQVMSALENVTLREMAGSLAGKPGGNA, encoded by the coding sequence ATGATCCGCGTCGCCAAGCTGACCGACTACGGGATCGCCCTCATGACCCGCCTCGCCCAGGCGCCGGCCGCCAGCGCCACGGCCCGCGACCTCGCCGAGGCCCTCGGCCTGCCCCTGCCCACGGTGAGCAAGCTGCTCAAGCTGCTCGCCCGGCAGGAGCTGCTGCTCTCGCAGCGCGGGGCCAAGGGCGGCTACAGCCTGGCCCGTCGACCCGAGGAGATCACCCTCGCCGAGCTGGTCGGCGCTCTCGAGGGGCGCGTGGCCGTCACCGAGTGCTCCGCCGAGGCGGGCTGCGCCTGCGAGCTGGAGCCCACCTGCGATGTGCGCGAGAACTGGGGCTGGATCAACCGCCAGGTGATGAGCGCCCTGGAGAACGTCACCCTGCGCGAGATGGCCGGCTCCCTGGCCGGCAAGCCCGGAGGAAACGCCTGA
- the sufB gene encoding Fe-S cluster assembly protein SufB — protein sequence MAENRQPAAESEGTLGESERLLRDLAAQDYKWGFVTDIEADTVPPGLNEEVIRFISAKKEEPAWLLEWRLKAYRHWLTLAEPHWPKVKYPPVDYKAISYYSAPKQKKQLASLDEVDPALRETYAKLGIPLEEQKLLAGVAVDAVFDSVSVATTFKTKLKELGVIFLSFSEAVREHPELVQKYLGRVVPPTDNFFAALNSAVFTDGSFVYVPKGLRCPMELSTYFRINAANTGQFERTLIVADEGAYVSYLEGCTAPMRDENQLHAAVVELYAHADAQIKYSTVQNWYPGDKDGVGGIYNFVTKRALCAGDRAKVSWTQVETGSAITWKYPSCILKGEGSVGEFYSVALTNNRQQADTGTKMIHLGKNTRSTIVSKGISAGRGDQTYRGLVRIAGGAEGARNYTQCDSMLLGDRCGAHTFPTIESGNPSAKVEHEATTTKIGDDQIFYCNQRGLSTEDAVSMIVSGFCKEVFRELPMEFAVEAQKLLSVSLEGSVG from the coding sequence ATGGCCGAGAACCGCCAGCCCGCGGCCGAGAGCGAGGGGACGCTGGGCGAGAGCGAGCGCCTGCTCCGCGATCTCGCCGCCCAGGACTACAAGTGGGGCTTCGTGACGGACATCGAGGCGGACACCGTGCCGCCCGGCCTGAACGAGGAGGTCATCCGCTTCATCTCGGCCAAGAAAGAGGAGCCCGCCTGGCTGCTCGAGTGGCGCCTGAAGGCCTATCGCCACTGGCTCACGCTGGCGGAGCCACACTGGCCGAAGGTCAAGTACCCGCCCGTCGACTACAAGGCGATCAGCTACTACTCGGCGCCCAAGCAGAAGAAGCAGCTCGCGAGCCTCGACGAGGTGGACCCGGCGCTGCGCGAGACCTACGCCAAGCTCGGCATCCCGCTCGAGGAGCAGAAGCTGCTCGCGGGCGTGGCGGTGGACGCCGTCTTCGACAGCGTGTCCGTGGCCACCACCTTCAAGACGAAGCTGAAGGAGCTGGGCGTCATCTTCCTCTCCTTCTCGGAGGCCGTGCGCGAGCACCCCGAGCTGGTGCAGAAGTACCTGGGCAGGGTCGTGCCGCCCACGGACAACTTCTTCGCGGCGCTGAACTCGGCGGTCTTCACCGACGGCTCCTTCGTCTACGTGCCCAAGGGCCTGCGCTGCCCGATGGAGCTGTCCACCTACTTCCGCATCAATGCGGCGAACACGGGGCAGTTCGAGCGCACGCTGATCGTGGCCGACGAGGGCGCCTATGTCAGCTACCTCGAGGGCTGCACCGCGCCCATGCGCGACGAGAACCAGCTCCACGCCGCGGTGGTCGAGCTCTACGCGCACGCCGACGCCCAGATCAAATACAGCACCGTGCAGAACTGGTACCCCGGCGACAAGGACGGCGTGGGCGGCATCTACAACTTCGTCACGAAGCGCGCGCTCTGCGCCGGCGATCGCGCCAAGGTCTCCTGGACGCAGGTGGAGACGGGCTCGGCGATCACCTGGAAGTACCCGAGCTGCATCCTCAAGGGCGAGGGCTCCGTGGGCGAGTTCTACTCGGTGGCCCTCACGAACAACCGCCAGCAGGCCGACACCGGCACGAAGATGATCCACCTGGGCAAGAACACGCGCAGCACGATCGTGTCCAAGGGCATCTCGGCCGGCCGCGGCGACCAGACCTATCGCGGCCTCGTGCGCATCGCCGGCGGCGCCGAGGGCGCGCGCAACTACACGCAGTGCGACTCGATGCTGCTCGGCGACCGCTGCGGCGCCCACACCTTCCCCACCATCGAGTCCGGCAACCCGTCGGCCAAGGTGGAGCACGAGGCGACCACCACCAAGATCGGCGACGACCAGATCTTCTACTGCAACCAGCGCGGCCTCAGCACCGAGGACGCGGTGTCGATGATCGTGAGCGGCTTCTGCAAGGAGGTCTTCCGCGAGCTGCCCATGGAGTTCGCCGTGGAGGCCCAGAAGCTGCTCAGCGTGAGCCTGGAAGGCAGCGTCGGCTAG
- the sufC gene encoding Fe-S cluster assembly ATPase SufC — MLEIRNLHAEVEGKPILRGVDLTIRPGEVHAIMGPNGSGKSTLAQVLAGSEVFTVTAGEVRYAGEDLLALAPEERALAGIFLAFQYPVEIPGVSNLYFLRSALNAQRKARGESELDAMDFLALAREKMQLFDLDPELMNRSLNVGFSGGEKKRNEGFQMAVLAPKLAILDETDSGLDIDALKIVARGVNALRGPDHAALVITHYQRLLEYIVPDRVHVLSEGRIVRSGGKELALELEAKGYGWLEKADHPSA; from the coding sequence ATGCTCGAGATCCGCAACCTGCACGCCGAAGTGGAAGGCAAGCCCATCCTGCGCGGCGTCGACCTGACGATCCGTCCCGGCGAAGTGCACGCCATCATGGGCCCGAACGGCTCGGGCAAGAGCACGCTCGCCCAGGTGCTGGCCGGCAGCGAGGTCTTCACGGTCACGGCCGGCGAAGTGCGCTACGCCGGCGAGGACCTGCTCGCCCTCGCGCCCGAGGAGCGCGCACTGGCGGGCATCTTCCTCGCCTTCCAGTACCCGGTCGAGATCCCCGGGGTGAGCAACCTCTACTTCCTGCGCTCGGCGCTGAATGCGCAGCGCAAGGCGCGCGGCGAGTCCGAGCTGGACGCGATGGACTTCCTCGCCCTCGCCCGCGAGAAGATGCAGCTCTTCGACCTCGACCCCGAGCTGATGAACCGCTCGCTGAACGTCGGCTTCTCGGGCGGCGAGAAGAAGCGCAACGAGGGCTTCCAGATGGCCGTCCTCGCGCCGAAGCTCGCCATCCTCGACGAGACCGACTCGGGCCTGGACATCGACGCGCTCAAGATCGTCGCGCGCGGCGTGAACGCGCTGCGCGGGCCGGACCACGCCGCGCTCGTGATCACGCACTACCAGCGCCTGCTCGAGTACATCGTGCCCGACCGCGTGCACGTGCTTTCGGAGGGACGCATCGTGCGCTCGGGCGGCAAGGAGCTGGCCCTCGAGCTGGAGGCCAAGGGCTACGGCTGGCTGGAGAAGGCCGACCATCCGTCCGCTTGA
- the sufD gene encoding Fe-S cluster assembly protein SufD, translated as MSKTKHPNSTVSAAGLLADFPAFASARAEAAPIAALRREAAARFAALGLPGREREDWKFADLRPFAAAGWRPFAEQPSAPATALAERLAALPDLGGPRLVLVDGVYAPGLSRAASLPAGLAVAPLAAVDPARLLAAGFGRLASHADAAFTALSAAWWQGGLFLTIAPEATFDAPIEIVHLATGAAAGRMLAPRLLVEVGQMGSAAIVERYLSADDAAHFTNAIGELSLAEGARLTHLKLLAENAAAWHIGASHVHQAARSHYASREILLGGAMSRRELHLTLAGREASCELNALYLGGGEQRHDLRTRVRHAVSDCQTRELYKGILDGRARGIFDGLIIVDQDAQKTDARQTNRNLLLSPDATAYSLPRLEIYADDVKCTHGSTTGQISDEQLFYLCTRGFAAEAARALLTYAFASEIIEGIEPAALRRELASALLARLPQSQSAQLEVDA; from the coding sequence GTGAGCAAGACGAAGCACCCGAATTCGACCGTGAGCGCCGCCGGCCTGCTCGCCGACTTCCCCGCCTTCGCGTCCGCGCGCGCCGAAGCGGCGCCGATCGCCGCCCTGCGCCGCGAGGCCGCCGCGCGCTTCGCGGCGCTGGGCCTGCCGGGCCGCGAGCGCGAGGACTGGAAGTTCGCGGACCTCAGGCCCTTCGCCGCCGCCGGCTGGCGGCCCTTCGCCGAGCAGCCGAGCGCGCCGGCCACGGCCCTCGCCGAGCGTCTCGCGGCGCTGCCCGATCTCGGCGGCCCGCGCCTCGTGCTCGTCGACGGCGTCTACGCGCCCGGCCTCTCGCGGGCCGCGAGTCTGCCCGCGGGCCTCGCGGTGGCGCCGCTGGCGGCGGTCGATCCCGCGCGCCTCCTCGCCGCCGGCTTCGGCCGCCTGGCGAGCCACGCGGACGCCGCCTTCACCGCGCTCAGCGCCGCCTGGTGGCAGGGCGGGCTCTTCCTCACCATCGCGCCGGAGGCCACCTTCGACGCGCCGATCGAGATCGTCCACCTGGCAACGGGCGCCGCCGCCGGCCGCATGCTCGCCCCGCGCCTGCTCGTGGAGGTCGGCCAAATGGGCAGCGCCGCCATAGTTGAGCGCTACCTCAGCGCGGACGACGCCGCGCACTTCACGAACGCGATCGGCGAGCTCAGCCTCGCGGAGGGCGCGCGGCTCACGCACCTGAAGCTCCTCGCCGAGAACGCGGCGGCCTGGCACATCGGCGCCAGCCACGTCCACCAGGCGGCAAGGAGCCACTACGCCTCGCGCGAGATCCTCCTCGGCGGTGCGATGAGTCGCCGCGAGCTGCACCTCACGCTGGCCGGCCGCGAGGCGAGCTGCGAGCTGAACGCGCTCTATCTCGGCGGCGGCGAGCAGCGCCACGACCTGCGCACCCGCGTGCGCCACGCCGTGTCCGACTGCCAGACGCGCGAGCTGTACAAGGGCATCCTGGACGGCCGCGCGCGGGGCATCTTCGACGGGCTGATCATCGTCGACCAGGACGCGCAGAAGACCGACGCGCGCCAGACGAACCGCAACCTGCTGCTCTCCCCCGACGCGACGGCCTACAGCCTGCCGCGCCTGGAGATCTACGCCGACGACGTCAAGTGCACGCACGGCTCGACCACGGGCCAGATCAGCGACGAGCAGCTCTTCTACTTGTGCACACGCGGTTTCGCGGCAGAGGCCGCCCGCGCCCTGCTCACCTATGCCTTCGCGAGCGAGATCATCGAGGGCATCGAGCCCGCGGCGCTGCGTCGCGAGCTGGCGAGCGCCCTGCTCGCGCGCCTCCCCCAGTCACAGAGCGCCCAACTCGAGGTGGACGCGTGA
- a CDS encoding cysteine desulfurase, which produces MLAEGLRNDFPIFRHLVRGRPLVYLDSAASAQKPQVVLDTLHRFYSEGYSNIHRGVYLLSEEATRIYEGTREKVRRLLGARETREIVFLRGTTEGLNLLAWTLGRQRVGAGDEILLTHMEHHSNIVPWQLLCEQVGAKLVVAPIDDTGALDLAAWTALLSPRTKLVAAGHVSNALGTVNPIKTMVQRAHALGIPVVVDGAQAVPHLPIDVKDLDCDFYVFSGHKLYGPTGIGILYGKAELLEQLPPYQGGGDMIRSVSFARSTFAPPPHRFEAGTPDIAGAIGLGAAIYYVESIGFEAIVAHEQALLAYATECLAALPGLQLIGTAPEKVGVLSFVMDGVHPHDIGTLLDAEGICVRAGHHCAQPVMERFGVPATTRASFGLYNTQADVDALVAGLLKIRELFPQ; this is translated from the coding sequence CTGCTCGCCGAGGGCCTGCGCAACGACTTTCCCATCTTCCGGCACCTCGTGCGCGGACGGCCACTGGTCTACCTGGACAGCGCGGCCAGCGCCCAGAAACCCCAGGTCGTGCTCGACACCCTGCACCGCTTCTACAGCGAGGGCTACTCGAACATCCACCGCGGGGTCTACCTGCTCAGCGAGGAAGCGACGCGCATCTACGAGGGCACGCGCGAGAAGGTGCGCCGCCTGCTCGGCGCGCGCGAGACGCGCGAGATCGTCTTCCTGCGCGGGACGACCGAGGGCCTGAACCTGCTCGCCTGGACGCTGGGCCGCCAGCGCGTCGGCGCGGGCGACGAGATCCTCCTCACGCACATGGAGCACCACTCGAACATCGTGCCCTGGCAGCTGCTCTGCGAGCAGGTCGGCGCGAAGCTGGTGGTGGCGCCCATCGACGACACGGGCGCCCTCGACCTCGCGGCCTGGACCGCTCTGCTCTCGCCGCGCACGAAGCTCGTGGCCGCCGGTCACGTCTCGAACGCGCTGGGCACCGTGAACCCGATCAAGACGATGGTCCAGCGCGCGCACGCGCTGGGCATTCCGGTCGTCGTCGACGGCGCGCAGGCCGTGCCGCACCTGCCCATCGACGTGAAAGACCTCGACTGCGACTTCTACGTGTTCAGCGGACACAAGCTCTACGGGCCGACGGGGATCGGCATCCTCTACGGCAAGGCCGAGCTGCTCGAGCAGCTCCCGCCCTACCAGGGCGGCGGCGACATGATCCGCTCGGTCAGCTTCGCGCGCAGCACCTTCGCGCCGCCGCCGCACCGCTTCGAGGCGGGCACGCCGGACATCGCCGGGGCCATCGGCCTCGGCGCGGCGATCTACTACGTCGAGTCGATCGGCTTCGAGGCGATCGTCGCCCACGAGCAGGCCCTGCTCGCCTACGCCACCGAGTGCCTCGCCGCCTTGCCCGGCCTGCAGCTCATCGGCACGGCCCCCGAGAAGGTGGGCGTGCTCTCCTTTGTGATGGACGGCGTGCACCCGCACGACATCGGCACTCTGCTCGACGCCGAGGGCATCTGCGTGCGCGCGGGCCACCACTGCGCGCAGCCGGTGATGGAGCGCTTCGGCGTGCCCGCCACGACGCGCGCCTCCTTCGGCCTCTACAACACGCAGGCGGACGTCGACGCGCTCGTCGCCGGCCTGCTGAAGATCCGGGAGCTCTTTCCGCAATGA
- a CDS encoding SUF system NifU family Fe-S cluster assembly protein: protein MSDLRDLYQELILDHGRNPRNRRRIEGCAEAHSGCRRAKGHNPLCGDQLTLYLKTDSERVVDVAFEGAGCAIFTASSSLLTDALRGKGLAEARDLLRDFLAMITDENAAADPARLGKLAVFAGVRGYPVRVKCAALAWRTLEAALDGAAEASTE, encoded by the coding sequence ATGAGCGACCTGCGCGATCTCTACCAGGAGCTGATCCTCGACCACGGGCGCAACCCGCGCAACCGGCGGCGCATCGAGGGCTGCGCCGAGGCCCATAGCGGCTGCCGGCGCGCTAAGGGCCACAACCCGCTCTGCGGCGACCAGCTGACGCTCTACCTGAAGACGGACAGCGAGCGCGTCGTCGACGTCGCCTTCGAGGGCGCGGGCTGCGCGATCTTCACGGCGTCGTCCTCACTGCTCACGGACGCCCTGCGCGGCAAGGGCCTGGCCGAAGCGCGCGACTTGCTGCGCGACTTCCTGGCGATGATCACCGACGAGAACGCCGCGGCCGATCCGGCGCGCCTGGGCAAGCTGGCCGTCTTCGCCGGCGTGCGTGGCTACCCGGTGCGCGTCAAGTGCGCGGCCCTCGCCTGGCGCACCCTCGAGGCCGCGCTCGACGGCGCGGCCGAAGCCAGCACGGAGTAG
- a CDS encoding DUF59 domain-containing protein, whose amino-acid sequence MSDTPEPAARDEALREAAIDVLRTVFDPEIPVNIWELGLIYAVEADAAAGGVAVRMTLTSPACPVAGSLPGEVERKLRGLPGVSEARVELTWEPAWTTAMMSDSARLELGFL is encoded by the coding sequence ATGAGCGACACGCCCGAGCCGGCCGCCCGCGACGAGGCCCTGCGCGAGGCCGCGATCGACGTCCTGCGCACGGTCTTCGACCCGGAGATCCCGGTGAACATCTGGGAGCTGGGGCTGATCTACGCGGTCGAGGCCGACGCCGCCGCGGGCGGCGTAGCCGTGCGGATGACCCTCACCTCGCCCGCCTGCCCCGTGGCCGGCAGCCTGCCCGGCGAGGTCGAGCGCAAGCTGCGCGGCCTGCCGGGCGTGAGCGAGGCCCGCGTCGAGCTCACCTGGGAGCCCGCCTGGACCACGGCGATGATGTCCGACAGCGCGCGGCTCGAGCTAGGATTCCTCTAG